One Hermetia illucens chromosome 4, iHerIll2.2.curated.20191125, whole genome shotgun sequence DNA segment encodes these proteins:
- the LOC119653538 gene encoding putative mediator of RNA polymerase II transcription subunit 26, with protein sequence MKKTRDSRESPACNFSAGSSTLKAQSNTLTLPKCKLSSDKTADKSESIDKDPRDVTNNGFNRFDPKYISIGPKAIRGNSNLTAVAAATANKCATLRHGGRYGGSLTMKGASPSPNLKSAKTPSIATVSKDYSQQPDCSTLPYKKSTLNTFSDIPGANASMGSSTVVLSQRELSHKDMDAKPQQQQHQQSHHQQQLQQQQLQQHHQQQQQQLSQQQQLSHQQQLSHHHQQPQQQSHHQTLQSHHHQQQQQPTVYSIETSSYRSSSGKIPKGISILNQPLPEIPQSSVKLPDITKNTSQPLCATNLNNYRSLQRPSRSQLRESSRQGSDGLTQQLQTKAVPPSLPPKNRHKDEQQSSSRSNRQYSTQTLPSSKSSNQSRHHQQQQQSSTHSTFGYDREHNVGQSERSSSRYQDNSRNSGGGSGIPYVEQYKSNLSSAKQQQQQQQSQQSSRHGSSNISSSHHHSHQQNNNLPSYQSSHHSQLHATHHQTSSSNKNYDHQSQQQPPSNVYYRSLKRGGTHANSDLYSVTEL encoded by the exons ATGAAGAAAACTAGAGATTCAAGGG AATCGCCTGCCTGCAATTTCTCTGCAGGCAGTTCTACACTAAAAGCACAATCAAACACGTTAACCTTACCAAAATGTAAATTAAGTAGCGATAAAACTGCAGATAAGAGCGAGTCTATAGACAAAGACCCACGTGATGTTACTAACAATGGTTTTAATCGATTCGACCCGAAATATATTAGCATCGGACCGAAAGCAATACGAGGAAACAGTAATTTGACGGCGGTTGCCGCAGCTACGGCAAATAAATGCGCAACTCTGCGACACGGTGGTCGATATGGAGGATCGTTAACGATGAAAGGAGCTAGCCCTAGTCCTAATTTAAAAAGCGCGAAAACGCCAAGTATTGCAACGGTTTCGAAAGATTATTCACAACAACCAGATTGTTCTACGTTACCGTACAAAAAGAGTACTTTGAATACCTTCTCCGATATACCAGGAGCGAATGCGTCTATGGGAAGCAGTACGGTAGTGTTGAGCCAAAGAGAGCTATCACATAAAGATATGGATGCAAAACCCCAG caacaacaacatcaacaatCCCATCATCAGCAACAATTGCAGCAGCAACAATTGCAGCAGCATCaccaacagcagcaacaacaattgTCTCAACAGCAGCAATTGTCCCATCAACAACAATtgtctcatcatcatcagcaacccCAGCAACAATCTCATCACCAAACCCTccaatctcatcatcatcaacaacaacaacaacctacAGTGTATAGTATTGAAACATCAAGTTATCGATCTTCAAGTGGAAAAATTCCAAAAGGCATTTCTATCTTAAATCAACCGTTACCAGAAATACCACAATCTAGTGTTAAACTCCCCGATATCACGAAGAATACTTCTCAGCCTTTATGCGCTACGAACTTGAATAATTATCGCTCACTGCAAAGACCTTCTCGAAGTCAGCTGCGTGAAAGTAGCCGTCAAGGGTCTGACGGGCTCACACAGCAACTGCAAACAAAGGCTGTTCCTCCATCTCTGCCACCAAAAAATCGCCATAAAGATGAGCAGCAGTCATCATCCCGTTCAAATCGTCAATATAGCACACAAACACTCCCATCATCAAAATCGTCGAACCAATCAAGACAccatcaacaacaacagcaatcttCCACACATAGTACATTTGGTTATGATCGGGAACACAATGTTGGACAATCGGAAAGATCGTCGAGTAGATATCAGGACAACAGTAGGAATAGTGGCGGAGGAAGTGGAATACCTTACGTTGAACAATATAAATCAAATTTATCCTCCGcaaagcagcaacaacaacagcagcagtcACAACAATCTTCTCGGCACGGTTCATCCAACATTTCATCGTCGCATCACCACTCACATCAGCAGAATAACAATTTACCTAGCTACCAGTCAAGTCACCATAGCCAGTTACATGCAACACATCATCAAACCTCATCTAGCAACAAAAACTATGATCATCAAAGTCAACAGCAGCCACCCTCGAATGTATACTATCGTTCCTTAAAACGTGGCGGCACCCATGCTAATAGTGATCTATATTCAGTAACCGAGTTGTAG